In Fusarium poae strain DAOMC 252244 chromosome Unknown contig_2, whole genome shotgun sequence, a single genomic region encodes these proteins:
- a CDS encoding uncharacterized protein (TransMembrane:2 (o20-43i338-361o)), protein MKEYLSSLLKFSLPSPDPATIQLLLIFISVLPVASSVIALGLFRFKQPSDNDGAEKSAPASSWGVQAMGYLLSLTPQPENFLRRLTQQLQGAPAYIPSIGREIYLAMPGKQIEGLFRRSSSLVPTPSLLDALSIFFGLSGHDVKAFSHGHISAYESNIGVYTTDADAFRCFMKHQRQDCADHLEGRNLVPVVERFKKNLASEISATTEIGQNWGVVPDLFTFLPNPILTANIEALYGEHRLKTCPNFLRDFWAFYKAFPNIAKGLPRWMMPSSFQTRDEMLKSFSRWRTWYAANFDWNNHELRDVEYEPIWGTQYVRKMVQRHEALGLSDNGVTVVMLGYFFITMATTVPAAVWMIIHILLDEDVLRRVWYQIGPAFQSTGAGERPDIKMLMKDPLLNSIYYETLRLRVTSTVGRTSIDEGLNLAGGWNVKAGEPIMCTGRLAGLDESFWNTGQPLSTDQPSHPLETFWAERFLDCPGSTSLSGPMKKKHVQPIRDSPAAWSSQQYDGQRGIRHGRIPNDMEKFVKQLMSSVLELQLFQDNGGALIASQLRASSKSPVLGHPLGC, encoded by the exons ATGAAGGAGTACTTGAGCTCGCTGTTGAAGTTTTCGCTTCCAAGTCCAGATCCCGCGACGATCCAACtccttttaatttttatctCTGTTCTCCCTGTTGCTTCAAGTGTCATAGCATTGGGACTATTTCGGTTCAAACAACCTTCTGATAATGATGGCGCAGAGAAATCTGCTCCTGCGTCCTCATGGGGTGTTCAAGCCATGGGGTACCTGCTGTCGCTTACACCGCAACCAGAGAATTTCTTGAGACGCCTTAC TCAACAGCTGCAGGGGGCTCCGGCTTACATTCCGTCGATAGGTCGGGAGATATACTTGGCCATGCCTGGCAAGCAGATCGAAGGATTGTTCAGAAGAAGTAGCAGTCTGGTACCGACGCCTAGTTTGCTTGATGCCCTGTCCATCTTCTTCGGGCTGTCAGGCCACGATGTCAAAGCTTTCAGCCATGGCCATATATCTGCTTACGAGTCCAACATAGGAGTCTACACAACTGACGCGGATGCCTTCCGGTGCTTCATGAAGCATCAGAGGCAAGACTGCGCTGATCATCTTGAAGGGCGGAACTTGGTCCCTGTTGTGGAGAGATTCAAGAAAAATTTGGCATCTGAGATTTCCGCAACGACAGAGATCGGGCAGAACTGGGGCGTCGTTCCTGATCTCTTCACTTTCTTGCCAAATCCGATACTTACGGCAAATATAGAGGCTCTGTACGGAGAGCACCGGCTTAAAACTTGTCCAAATTTCCTTCGGGACTTCTGGGCCTTCTATAAAGCATTCCCCAACATTGCCAAAGGTCTGCCCCGATGGATGAtgccatcttctttccagaCCCGTGACGAAATGCTGAAAAGCTTCAGCCGTTGGCGCACCTGGTATGCTGCAAATTTTGACTGGAACAATCACGAGCTTCGCGATGTCGAGTACGAACCTATCTGGGGTACCCAGTACGTCCGTAAGATGGTTCAGCGACACGAGGCCCTCGGGCTCTCCGACAACGGAGTGACCGTGGTGATGCTGGGATACTTTTTTAT CACAATGGCAACCACCGTCCCCGCTGCTGTGTGGATGATCATACACATCCTACTCGATGAAGATGTGCTCCGACGGGTTTGGTACCAGATCGGTCCGGCGTTCCAGTCCACAGGGGCCGGAGAGCGACCAGATATcaagatgttgatgaaaGACCCACTCCTCAACTCCATCTACTACGAAACACTCAGGCTACGTGTCACGAGTACTGTTGGTCGAACATCCATCGACGAAGGGTTGAATCTCGCTGGAGGCTGGAACGTCAAGGCTGGCGAGCCCATCATGTGTACTGGCCGGCTTGCGGGACTGGATGAATCCTTTTGGAACACCGGCCAGCCCCTGTCTACTGACCAGCCTTCGCACCCTCTGGAAACCTTCTGGGCTGAGCGGTTTCTCGATTGTCCAGGCAGCACCAGTCTCAGCGgaccgatgaagaagaagcacgTCCAGCCTATACGGGATTCTCCAG CTGCCTGGTCATCCCA ACAGTACGATGGCCAGCGTGGAATAAGGCATGGTCGTATTCCTAACGACATGGAAAAGTTTGTCAAACAGCTTATGAGCTCTGTTCTTGAACTGCAACTATTCCAGGACAATGGTGGAGCTCTTATAGCGTCGCAGCTCAGGGCCTCGAGTAAATCACCCGTTTTAGGCCATCCCCTTGGCTgctag